From the genome of Pelobates fuscus isolate aPelFus1 chromosome 6, aPelFus1.pri, whole genome shotgun sequence, one region includes:
- the SMOX gene encoding spermine oxidase — protein sequence MQSCEISSDSTDDPLSSGLPRNRQPRIVIIGAGLAGLSAAKTLLEKGFTNVTILEASDHIGGRVQSIKLDHATFELGATWIHGSNGNPIYHLAEDNGLLEETTDGERSVGRISLYSKNGVAHYLTNSGRRIPKDLVEEFSDLYNEVYNLTQEFFQNGKPVNAESQNSVGVFTRDVVRKRIKDDSDDSETTKRLKLAMIQQYLKVESCESSSHSMDDVSLSEFGEWTEIPGAHHVIPYGFIKIVELLSCSIPKSVIQLCKPVKCIHWNRSIQKQIEGVADHNNDQGEDKGYPVFVECEDYEFIPADHVIVTTSLGVLKKCHETFFHPSLPEDKVLAIEKLGISTTDKIFLEFEEPFWSPECNSIQFVWEDEAESESLTYPEGMWFRKICSFDVLYPPERYGYVLSGWICGEEALIMEKCDDETVAETCTELLRKFIGNPNIPKPRRILRSSWGSNPLFLGSYSYTQVGSSGEDVEKLGKPLPYTESSKTVPMQVMFSGEATHRKYYSTTHGALLSGQREANYLVDMYQDLLQCNN from the exons ATGCAAAGTTGTGAAATATCTTCAGACAGCACTGATGATCCTCTTAGTAGTGGTCTACCGAGAAACCGACAACCTCGAATAGTGATTATTGGTGCCGGGCTCGCTGGCCTGTCTGCAGCAAAAACCCTCCTTGAGAAGGGATTCACGAATGTTACTATCCTTGAGGCATCTGACCATATTGGAGGCAGAGTGCAAAGTATAAAACTTG ATCACGCTACTTTTGAACTGGGCGCTACTTGGATCCATGGATCAAATGGCAACCCCATCTACCATCTAGCAGAAGACAATGGCTTGCTTGAAGAAACAACTGATGGAGAGCGGAGCGTTGGTCGCATTAGTCTATACTCCAAGAATGGAGTGGCTCACTACCTCACCAACAGTGGCCGGAGGATCCCAAAAGACCTGGTTGAAGAATTCAGTGATTTATATAACGAG gtCTATAACCTGACTCAGGAGTTCTTTCAAAATGGAAAGCCAGTCAATGCGGAGAGCCAGAACAGCGTTGGAGTTTTTACACGTGACGTGGTACGGAAGCGGATCAAAGATGATTCCGATGATTCAGAGACCACAAAAAGGCTGAAGCTGGCCATGATTCAGCAATACCTAAAG GTTGAAAGCTGCGAGAGTAGTTCACATAGTATGGACGATGTGTCGCTCAGCGAGTTTGGTGAATGGACCGAAATCCCAGGTGCGCATCACGTAATTCCATATGGCTTCATTAAGATTGTGGAACTCCTTTCTTGCTCCATCCCGAAGTCGGTCATCCAGCTGTGCAAACCTGTGAAATGCATTCACTGGAATAGGTCCATACAGAAGCAGATTGAAGGTGTGGCTGACCACAATAACGACCAGGGAGAAGATAAAGGTTATCCTGTCTTTGTGGAGTGTGAAGACTACGAGTTCATACCTGCTGACCATGTCATTGTAACCACCTCATTAGGCGTCTTAAAAAAATGCCACGAGACATTTTTTCACCCCAGCCTCCCAGAAGACAAAGTCCTAGCCATCGAAAAACTGGGTATTAGCACCACAGACAAGATCTTCTTGGAATTTGAAGAGCCTTTCTGGAGTCCAGAGTGTAACAGTATCCAGTTTGTCTGGGAAGATGAAGCTGAAAGTGAAAGTCTTACCTACCCAGAGGGCATGTGGTTCAGGAAGATCTGCAGTTTTGATGTCCTGTACCCACCTGAGCGATATGGCTACGTGCTTAGTGGATGGATATGTGGAGAGGAAGCCTTGATTATGGAGAAATGTGATGACGAGACGGTTGCAGAAACCTGCACAGAGCTGCTACGCAAATTTATAG GGAATCCGAACATTCCAAAGCCTCGGCGCATCCTGAGGTCTTCATGGGGTAGTAACCCACTTTTCCTAGGATCATATTCCTATACACAAGTAGGTTCCAGTGGAGAAGATGTTGAGAAGCTGGGAAAACCATTGCCTTATACCGAGAGCTCAAAAACTGTT CCCATGCAGGTGATGTTTTCTGGCGAGGCAACTCACCGAAAGTATTATTCCACAACTCACGGCGCTCTGCTTTCTGGACAGAGAGAGGCAAATTACCTTGTCGACATGTACCAAGATCTCCTGCAATGCAACAACTAA